From the genome of Gemmatimonadaceae bacterium:
ACGGCGGCGAGCAGCACGATGAGAGGTCGGGCAGTCCGTTTCGTCATCGCTTCCTGAAGCGGCCCGACGATCGTCGCCATGTGCGTGCGCGCCGGATCGACCGACTTGCTACGGGCCACGTTGGGCCCGCGGCGCGCCCAATCCCACATGATCGCCGTCGTCTGCCGGCGCGCGTGCTCGACCGAGACTCCCGGTTTCAGTCGAGCGATACCGACGTTCGTGAATCCGAATTGCCGCGACGGATCGAGACCCATCGGCAGCCAGACTTGGGTCCCGGCGGTCGGGAACGCGAATCCCGAAGGCATCACACCGATGACGCGGATCGGGCTTCCGTCAAGATCGATCGTCGAGCCGATCGCATCGATTCGCCCGGCGAATCGCGAACGCCAGAACGCGTCGCTGAGAATGGCGACGCTATTGTTTCCCTTCGTGTCTTCGTCGCGAGTAAAGGGCCGACCGCGCGCAGGGTCGACGCCGAGCACGTGAAAGAAGTCGGCGGTCACCAACGCCGCGTCGACTCGTTCCGCGCGGCCGCCGGCGGCGAGCGTCATCCCGTTCGTTCGATATCCCGCGAACGACTCGAAATCGGTCGCGCCGTCGCGGTACAGCGCGATATTCGCCTGCGAGATGCCCCACGTGGCGAGCCCGATCTCCGGATACGATTGAATGAGCCGAACGATCCGATCGGCGTTGGGATAGGGCAGCGGCCGCAGGAGGATCTCGTCGACGAGGGTGAACATCGCCGTGGTCGCGCCGATGCCGAGGGCGAGCGTGAGCGTGGCGACGAGCGTGAACGCCGGCATGCGGCGGAGCGTGCGGAACGCGTACCGGAGGTCGGACCACACGGATTCGATCCATTCCATGACACGCACCTCTCGCGCATAGCGCTGGTCGATGGTGACGCACTCGTCGCGTACTGGTCCCGGGTCGCCGAACCTCGCGCGCGCCTGGGCCTCGGCGTCGGTCGGCGACGCGCCCAAGCGGCGCAGCTTCTCCTCGCGCATAGCGAGATGAAACGCGATCTCGTCGTCGACGTCGCGACGCGCCGATTGGCCGTCGCGTGAGATTCGGAAGAACCGGCGCCAGCCCCGCCCGACGCTCACGATGGCTCCGGTGATTTGCGCGCGAGCGCCGCGACGATCGCGTTCGCGTGCCGATGCCAGATCGGCGACTCGGCGCGAAAGCGCGACCGTCCGGCGCTCGTGAGCTTGTAGAACTTCGCGCGGCGATTGTTGTCGGACACGCCCCATTCCGCCGCGATCCACCCTCGCCGCTCGAGGCGGTGCAGGGCGGGGTAGAGCGTGCCCTCCTCGAGGAGGAGGACGGATTCGCTGGCGCCCTCGATCCATTCACTGATCCCGTAGCCGTGGAGCGGACCCCACGAGAGGGCTTTCAGGATGAGGAGATCGAGGCTACTGCGGAGAAGGTCGGATTGGGCGTCGGCCATGGTCGCTCGGGAATCTTCCACCCTGTGTGACACAAGGGAAGAAGAAAAGGTTGGGCGACTGAAAAGGCCAGACTCCGAAGCGGCCGAGCCCCGAGACGGCCGAACTCCGAAACGGCCAGACTCCGAGGGGGGCGAAACGGCCGAACTCCGAATAGGCCAAGCTCCGAAGGGTCGAACTCCGAGTACGCGCACCAGCGACGCGCCCCACCCTTCCGCTTCCGGACGTTTCGGTCTTCGGCCGTTTCGGTCTTCGGCCATTTCGGCGTCTCGGCTTTCGGCAGTTTCGGCTTTCGGCAGCTTCGGCTTTCGGCAGTTTCGGCTCTCGGCGGTTCGGCTCTCGGCAGTTCGGCTCTCGGCAGTTTCGGGGCCGGTCGTTTTAGAGTTCGGCAGTCTCGGGCTACCGCCCTGGACCTCCCCCCGCCATCATGGTCGCAACTCTTTCCCCGCCCCCATGCTCCGGACTCTGCGTCTCGTCGCTCTGGCCTCGCTCGCTGCCGCGTGCGCCCGCCCGAACGCGCTCGAGGTCGAATGGATTCCTTCTCCTCGACCCGCCGCTCCCTTTTCCGAGTTGGTTCGTGTCGGCGACGTGCTCTATCTCGCGGGTCAAATCGGTACCGACTCGACCGGTCGCCTCGTACCCGGCGGTCTCCAGACCGAGGCTCGGCAGGCGCTCAACAACATCAAGGCGACGCTCGAGCGGCACGGCTCCGGGCTCGACCGTGTCGTGAAGTGCACCGTGTTCCTCGCCGACATTCGCGACTACAATGATTTCAACGAGATCTACCTCACGTATTTCCGCGCGCGCAAACCGGCGCGGAGCGCGATGGCGGCGTCGGGGCTGGCGCTGAACGCGCGCGTCGAGATCGAGTGCATGGCGGTGACGTAAGGGGGGCGGGCGGGCACGATGATTCCACGAGCACGAATGCGCTCGCGCCGCTGCCTCACCGGCGTCGCTCACCTCTGCGCGATCCTCGCCTTCGTCACGAGCCGCGCGAACGCCCAACGTACGGACCGTCCGACGCACGATTCGTCCGCTCGCGCGACCGCGGCGCGCCTTCACGGAGTGGTCACGAATCAAAATGGAAAGACGCCGGTCGCCGAGGCCGAGGTCTGGTTCGTTTCGCTCGATCGGCGAACGCGAACCGATTCGACGGGCGAGTTCCAGGTCGACGGCTTGCCGGCGGGCCAACTTCTCATCGAGAT
Proteins encoded in this window:
- a CDS encoding PadR family transcriptional regulator, whose translation is MADAQSDLLRSSLDLLILKALSWGPLHGYGISEWIEGASESVLLLEEGTLYPALHRLERRGWIAAEWGVSDNNRRAKFYKLTSAGRSRFRAESPIWHRHANAIVAALARKSPEPS
- a CDS encoding Rid family detoxifying hydrolase, with protein sequence MLRTLRLVALASLAAACARPNALEVEWIPSPRPAAPFSELVRVGDVLYLAGQIGTDSTGRLVPGGLQTEARQALNNIKATLERHGSGLDRVVKCTVFLADIRDYNDFNEIYLTYFRARKPARSAMAASGLALNARVEIECMAVT